The sequence below is a genomic window from Bosea sp. F3-2.
AGCGCTGCTGCGGCGGCCAAGATGGGCAACACCTCTGTCCTGCTGCAGGGCGGCTTCCGCGACGGGCACGAAACCGACAACAGGGGCGACAACAAGACGATCGGCGCGGCGCGCACCGCGCCCAACCCGGCCGATTTCAACCAGTACAACTTGCTCGGCAAAGTCTATCAGCAGGTTGGCGAGGCGCATCGCTTCGGCATCACCGGCGAGTTCTTCAAGCGTGCCGACCGAGTCCAGACCCGTACGAACACCGTTTCGCTGACCGGCAATTTCCGTCCCGGCTCCTACCAGACCGGCGAGGACGTCGAGCGCAACCGCGTCTCGCTGAGCTATGACTACAAGATGCCGGGCTCGTTCTTCGACGAGGCCCATGCCATCGCCTATTGGCAGCGCCTGAAGCGCAACGACCTCGTCAGTGCCTGGCGCTACACTTCCATCGTTGGCCCCTACGGGCGTAATAACGAGAACGAGGAGAATGCCTACGGCTTCAACGGCCATGTGATCAAGAGTTTCGAGACCGGCGCGCTGACGCACCGCCTGTTGGTCGGCACGGAGCTGCGCATGTCGACGCTGGAACAGTTTTCATCGGGCGTCGACAACTGCCCGGCCAGGCCGGCTTCCGGCCTCTTCACCGCGCCTTACACGACTTGCAACAACCTGCATACCAATCAGGCAGACCAGCCGAAAGTCGACGGAAAGCTTCTCGGTATCTACGCGCATGACGAGATCGGCATGCTCGACAACCGGCTGCGGATCTCTCCTGGCGCCCGGTTCGACTGGTATGAGGAAGTGCCACAGAACACGCCGGCCTATTTTGCGGGCGGCTCGCGGCCGACCAGCTTGCCGCGGTCTTCCAGCGATACCGGTTGGTCGCCGCGCGTTCGCCTCGAATACGATATCCTGAAGAACGCTCCGTGGGTGAAGGACATCACCTTCTTCGCGCAATGGGCCAAGACTTTCCGGGCGCCGACCGCGAACGAGCTCTATGGCCGCTTCGGCGGACCGGGCACCTATCTGCGCGTCGGCAATCCGAACCTGAGGCCCGAAGAGGGCAACGGCGTCGATGTCGGTCTGCGCTTCGGCGACAAGCAACTCGGCGGCTCGATCACCTATTTCTACACGAAGTATCACAACTTCATCGAGCAGCTTCAGATCGCTCCTCCGGACGCGCTCTATCCGCAGGATGGCATCACCAGCTTCCGCAACATTCCGCGTGCCGAGATTCAGGGCGTCGAGATCAACGGGCAGTATGCCTTCGCGCAGAACTGGCTGGTGCGCGGCTCCTTCGCCTACACCCGCGGCGTGAACGAGACCGACAACACCTACCTGAACTCGATCCCGCCGGTGCAGGGCATCATCGCCATTGCCTACGGCACGGATAGCTGGGGGGCGGAGGTTTCGACCAAGCTCGCCGGCAAGCGTGACGACGTCGCGGCGACGACGGGCTCCAACCAGGGCTTCCGGGCACCGGGCTATGCGATCTTCAATGCCTCGGCCTGGTGGCGGCCGATGCCGCAGATCGCAGACCTTGAATTGCAGATCGGTGTCTATAATATCTTTGACCGCAAGTACTGGGATGCGGTCAACGTGCCCACCGGAGTGCTGGCGCAGGCTCGCGATTACTATACCGAGCCGGGCCGTACCGTGAAGGCGACGTTGAAATATCAATTCTGACCGGGCGTTTCGAGACCCCCCGACCAGACGAGCCGGCCCTTCGGGGCCGGCTTTTTTATTCCTCGGTCTGCTCCGGTGCCCCGGTCTGCCGCGCCAGCAGACGCGCTTTCTTCGGCCCCTCGACCAGCGACTTGAAGACACCGCGCAGCGTCCGCGCCTCCTGCTCGGTCATGTCGAGCCGGTGCAGGATGTCGCGCAGGTTCGCGGTCATGATCGGCTTCTTGCCGACCGGGAAGAAGCCGCAGAGATCGAGTTCGCCTTCGAGATAGTCGAACATGGACAGGATCATCTCGCGCTTCGCCGGCGGAGACGGGTTGTTCTCGCGGAAAGGCGGCTCGCCGCCGGTCGTCTTGAACCATTCATAGCCGTTGAGCAGGACGGCCTGGGCGAGGTTGAGCGAAGCGAAGGCCGGGTTGACCGGGAAGGTCAGGATCGCATCGGCGAGGCTGATCTCCTCATTGGTGAGGCCGATGCGCTCGCGCCCGAACAGGATGCCGACGCGCTCGCCGCCGCCGATGCGCTGGGCGACCTCCGGCATCGCCTCGGCCGGCGTCAGCACGCGCTTCATCTGGCCGCGCTCACGAGCCGTCGTCGCCAGCACGTGGTTGAGGTCGGCGATCGCCTCGGCTGCGCTGGCAAAGAGACGGGCGTTCTCGAGGATATGGGTCGCGCCGGAGGCTGCGGCGGTGGCGCCCTTCTTGAGGCCGCCGCCGCTCGGCCAGCCATCGCGCGGCGCGACGAGGCGCATCTCGGAGAGGCCGAAATTCGCCATGGCGCGGGCGCACATGCCGATGTTCTCGGCGAGCTGCGGCTCGACCAGGATGACGATGGGGGCGGCGGCCTGGACGGCCGGGCGGGTGCGGTCGGTGCCGGAACCGGTCATGGGGAGCTTCGTTCGTCTACAATGCCGCCCGCTCAGCGGGCTTTGGCGCATGCCATACGCGATGCCCGCGCTTGTTGCGAGCGCATGCTTATCGTGGAGGCGCGGGGAACCCCTCTCCTGGAAGGAGAGGGGCAGGGGTGCGGTGTAGGCCCCTGGACCAGTGAGGCGTGTCCTCACCGCGGCAACCGTCAGGTCACAGCTAAAGCGTCCAGCGGCCTTCCCCTCACCCTGCCCTCTCCCTATGGGAGAGGGTTCTCTGTCGAGGTTCCGGCCGCCCTGCTGGCCCGACGATGACGCGCCGCGGGGTGTCAGCCTGCGGCGGCTTCCACGGCGCGCAGCACGCGCAGCATGTTGCCGCCGGCGAGCTTGGCGAGGTTCTCCTCCGACCAGCCGCGGCGGATCAACTCGGCGATCGCGGACGGGAAGGTGGTGGTGTCCTCGAGCCCGTCCGGGTTGACCCAGCCGAAGAAGTCCGAGCCGATGCCGATGTGATCATGGCCGATGCGCTTGGCCAGATATTCGACATGGTCGCAGTACTGCGCCAGCGTCGCCTTCGGGCGCGGGCCGGCCTTGGCGAGGATCTCGGCCTCGATCTTGGCGTAGTCGGTGCCCTCGGGCGTCTTGCCGTATTGATCCTTGGCCGGGCGGTGCCAGTCGCGCGAGGCCTGGCTGATGAAATCGGGCACGAAGGTCGCCATCACGACGCCGCCATTGCCCGGGACGCGGTCGAGCACGTCGTCGGGGACGTTGCGCGGATGGTCGCAGAGCGAAAAGGCGTTGGAATGCGACCAGACCAGCGGGGCGGCGGAAACGTCGAGCGCGTCATGCATCACCTTGGGCGCGACATGGGCGAGGTCGATGACCATGCCCAGCCGGTTCATCCGGCGCAGCACGTCTTTGCCGAAATCGGTGAGGCCGTTGTGGCGCGGCGCGTCGGTGGCGGAGTCGCACCAGTCGGTGGTGTCGTTGTGGCAGAGCGTCATCAGCCGTACGCCGAGATCATAGTAGGCGTCGAGCGCGTCGAGCTCGTTGTCGAGCGCCGTGCCGTTCTCGATCGTCATGAACAGCGCGATCCGGCCTTCGGCCTTGGCGGCCTCGACATCGGCGGCCGAGAGGCCGGGGCGGAAGACGTCGGCATGGCGCTTGAGGATGTCGCGCATCAGCGCGATCTGGGCGAGCGCGAAGCCGGCGGGCTTGGCCTGCTTCGGCGGGACATAGGCCGCGAAGAACTGCGCTGCGAGCTTGCCGGCCTGCATGCGCGGGATGTCGGTGTCGCCCTCTTCGTGGATCTTGTCGAGGCCGTAGGTCGCGACGTTGCCCTTCGCCTTGGCATCCTTGCGGATGACATAGGGCAGGTCGTTATGGCCGTCGATCAGCGGCACACGGTCGAGCAGGGCGAGCGCGGCGGCATAGGCATTGTCCTGGACGGGCGGTTTGGCGAGGGCCATGGCGAGGTCTCGATCGGGAATCGGAAGGCGCCATGGTGGCAGGCCGGCACGCGGCAGGCGAGGGGGCGAAGTGCAGGGCTGTCATCCCGCACGCGCCGCAGCACGGAAGTGCTGCTGCGCAGATGCGGGATCGTAGGACGAGAGGGCGCCTTTGTCTGATGACGGTCCCGTGTCTGCGCAGCAGCGCTTCACGCTGCAGCGCGCACGGGATGACAAGCGCTTTATGAGAAGCGCGACGGCGCGAAGGGCGTCGGGTCGACGAAGACCTTCTGGCCGCTCACCATCTCGGCGACCATGCGGCCGGTGACGGCGGCGAGGGTCAGGCCGTGATGCGCGTGGCCGAAGGAGAACCAGAGGTTCTTGTGCCGCGGCGCCGGGCCGATGATCGGCATCATATCCGGGGTGCAGGGCCGGCGGCCGAGCCAGGGCTCGGGGTCGACACGCTCGCCGAGCGGGAAGAGCGCCTTGGCGATCGGCTCCGCCCGGGCGAGCTGCACCGGGGTCTTGGGCGCGTCGCGATCGGCGAATTCGGCGCCGGTGGTCAGGCGGATGCCCTGCAGCATCGGCGCGAGGAAATAGCCCCGCTCGGTGTCGAGCACCGGGTGGTTGAGAACGGCGTTGCCCTGCGGCTTGTAGTGCATGTGGTAACCGCGCTTCACCGCGAGCGGCAGCCGATAGCCGAGCTTGTGGGTCAGCACATCGGCCCAAGGGCCGAGCGCGACGACGACGTCCTTCGCTTCGGCCTTCGTGCCGTCGGCAAGAGTGACGCTCCACCCGGCGCCGCTCTGCGTGAGCGTTGCGGCATCGCCGATGGCGAGCTTGCCGCCGAGCTTCTCGAAGAGCGCGACATAGGCCTTGGACAGGCCGAGCGGGTCGACGACCGTGACGGGATCGGTCCAGTGCAGGCCGCCGATCAGGCTGGCATGGTCGAGATGTGGCTCCTCGGCCTTGAGCGCGGCCATGTCGAGGGCGCGATAGTTCAGACCGAAATCGCGGTTCCAGCGGGCAGCCTCGGCGAGGCGCTCCTCGCGCTCCCTCTCGGTGCGGAACACCTTCATCCAGCCCTTGCGACGCAGAAGCTCCGTGGCGCCGGCTTCCTGCGCGAGCGCATCGTGCTCGCTGACGCAGTGCTCGATCAGCGTCGCGTATTTATGGGCGATCGCGTCGTGGTGAGAGGCGCGCGAATGCAACCAGTAGGAGAGCAGGAACGGAGCGAGCTTCGGGATCGCGCTCCAATGATAAGACGCATCGATGGTGTTGTTCATCGCGTAGCGGATGAGCGCACCGAAATCATGCGGGAAGCCGTAGGGGTAGACACCCTCGCGCTGGATCAGGCCGGCATTGCCGTAGCTGGTTTCCTCGCCCGGCCCGCGCCGGTCGACGAGCAGCGTGGAGCGGCCAGCCTTTTGCAGGTGAAGCGCGACCGAAATGCCGACGATGCCGGCGCCGAGAACGATCGTATCCACCTTCATGAGACTACTCCTGCCAACCCTTTTTCCCGCCGAAAATACCGGTTTGCGGCGGCTTGTCAGCGGCGCGACCGGATTTTGCGTCGGATCGCGGTATCTTTCGCAAATTCTGCGCCATCTTGCCGGGAGTAGCCAATCAAGGCGGCAGTCGAAGGAGTTGAGCGCAATTTTATGCCGGCGCAGGACCGCTCCGCTCCGCGTGCAGGTGACGCCTGAGGCGCGATGGGCCAGTGTGCGGCTGTTTCGTGAACGATTCCAGAGCCGTGCCGATGCGTCCAGTCGCCCTTCTCGCCGCCGCGCTCGCATGGCTCGGGCGCCACGGCACGCAAGGCTTTGCGCTGTCGATTTTCCTCGGTCTCGCGCTCCCGCAATTCTCCGCTGCGGCGCGGCCGGTGCTGCCGATCACCATTTTCTGCTTCACGACCGTCGTGTTCATGCGGGTCGATCTGGGCGTCACCGCCAGGCTGCTGCGCCGGCCGGCCAAGCTTGCGGCCTCCTGCCTGTGGCTGATCACCGGCCCGGTGCTGCTGATCGGCGGAGCGCTGCTTCTGGTCGGGCGCGAGAACCTCGATCCGGGGATCGTGCTGGGCTTGGCGATCATGGGGTCGGCGCCGCCGATCATGTCCTCGCCGGCGGTGGCGATCCTCTACGGCTTCGAGCCGTCGCTGATCATCGCCAGCGTCATCGTCACCACGATTCTGAGCCCGCTCATCGCACCGCTGCTGGTCGAGTTGCTGGCGGGCGCGGCCGTGCCACTTGACCGCTGGGTGCTGATGCTGCGGCTCTTGATCTTCATCGGCGGCGGCATGGTGGTCGCCTTCGCGCTGCGGGCCTGGCTCGGTACCAAGCGGATCAAGGCGATGAAGGCCAATCTCGATGGCTTCGGCGTGCTGATGTACTTCATCTTCGCCATCGCCGCGATGGATGGCGTGACGCGGGCCGCGTTCGACAATCCGCGGCTCGTCCTGTTCGTGCTGGCCTGCGTCTTCGCGGTTTCGGCGGCCGGGCTCATCTCGAGCTGGCTCGTGCTGCGCAGGCTGCCAGCCTCGGAACGCTTCATGATCGGCTATGGCACTGGCCAGCGGAACATGGGGCTGCTGGTGGCGGCGCTGGGGGCCGGCGTCTCGCCGACGACCTTCCTGTTCTTCGCGCTGGCGCAGTTCCCGATCTACCTCTTGCCGTGGCTGCTCGGCGGCATCGCAGCGCGTATCCGGCGCAAGGAGGCCGGTCAGCCTGCTGACGGGCGATGACGCGGCGCCCTGCGAGGTTCTGCTGTCGCAGGAGAACCGCGCCATGATCACACTCTATTCCGGGCCGCTGAGCCTGTTCTCACGCAAGGTCGAGATCGCCCTGACGGAAAAAGGCCTCGGCTTCCAGCGCATCATGGTGCCGTTCAACCAGACGACCGGCTACGACCCCAAGCATCCAGAGGTCGTGGCGCTCAACCCGAAGGGCCAGGTGCCGGTCCTCAGCGATTGCGGGCTCGTCCTCTACGATTCCACCGTCATCAACGAATATCTCGACGAGGCCTATCCCGAGCCGAAGCTGATGCCCGACAGCCCGGTCGAGCGGGCGCGCTGCCGGCTCGACGAGTTGTATGCGGACGAAATCCTGTTTCAGGCGGTGAAGCCGCTTATGCATCGCACGAGCCCGCCTTCGCCCGACCGCGACCGGCGCATCGCACAGGAGGCCGATGCGCTGATCGCCGAAGAGGTGCTGATGCGCCATTACGAGGTGCTGGAGCAGAAGCTGGCGGGCCGCGAATTCTTCGGCGGCCGGCTCTCGCTGGCGGATATTGCCCTGTTCATGAGCGTGCTCTTCGCCCGCCGCTTGGGCGGGCCGCCGCTCGACGGCTTCGAGGCACTGGCGGGCTGGTTCGCGCGATTGAAGCTGCGCCCCGCCTTCGCGCAGGTGGTGGCGGAGATCGCGGAAGCCGACAGAAGGCTGTCCTTTCCGGTGAAATTGCGCTCAGCCTGATTGCAGCGGCAGCCCGGCGGGGATAAACCCGCCGCCATGACCCGCCCCATCCGCATCGCCCCCTCGATCCTCTCGGCCGATTTCGCCAAGCTGGGCGAGGAGGTGCGCGCGGTCGACGCCGCCGGCGCCGACTGGATCCATTGCGACGTGATGGACGGGCATTTCGTGCCGAACATCACTTTCGGCCCCGATGTGCTGAAGGCGATCCGCCCGCATACCCAGAAGTTCTTCGACGTGCATCTGATGATCGCGCCCGTCGACCCCTATGTCGAAGCCTTCGCCAAGGCCGGCGCCGATCTGATCTCCTTCCATGTCGAGGCCGGGCCGCACCCGCACCGCACGCTGCAGGCGATCAAGGCGCAGGGGAAACAGACCGGCATCGTGCTCAACCCCGGCACGCCGGCGAGCGCCGTCGAGGCGCTGATCGAGGATGTCGACCTCATCCTGCTGATGACGGTCAACCCTGGCTTCGGTGGCCAGAGCTTCATCCGCTCGGTGGTCGAGAAGGTTTCACAGGTGAAGGCGCTGATCGGCGACCGCCCGATCACGCTGGAGATCGACGGCGGCGTGACGCCGGAGACCGCGCCGCTGGTCGCGAAGGCCGGCGCCGACACGCTGGTCGCCGGCTCTGCCGTGTTCAAGGGCGGGCCTTCGGCCTATGCCGGGAATATCGAAGCGATCCGCAAGGCGGCCGAGGCTGCGCGGGGCGATTGGGTTTGAGATTATTGCCGTTTTCGGCGCCGGTCGTCATGGTCGGGCTTGTCCCGACCATCCACGTCTTGGCAGATCGAGGGCGGTGTTCAAGTCGTGGATGCTCGCCACAAGGGCGAGCATGACGGCGGTGTAGAGGCTGAACGAGCATGATCCCGCGCTATTCCCGCCCCGAGATGGTCGCCATCTGGGAGCCGCAGACCCGGTTCCGCATCTGGTTCGAGATCGAGGCGCACGCCACCGACAAGCTCGCCGAGCTCGGCGTGGTGCCGAAGGAGGCCGCCGCGACCATCTGGGCCAAGGCCAAGGACGCGGTCTTCGATGTCGCGCGCATCGACGAGATCGAGCGTGTCACCAAGCACGACGTCATCGCCTTCCTGACGCATCTCGCCGAGATCGTCGGGCCCGAGGCGCGTTTCGTCCACCAGGGCATGACCTCGTCGGACATCCTCGATACGACGCTTTCGGTTCAGCTCGCCCGGGCCACCGACATCCTGATCGCCGATGTCGAGGCGCTGCTCGCCGCGATCAGGCGCCGCGCCTTCGAGCACAAGCTCACCCCGACGATCGGCCGCTCGCACGGCATCCATGCCGAGCCGGTGACCTTCGGGCTCAAGCTGGCGCAGGCCTATGCCGAGTTCGACCGCTGCCGGGCCCGCCTCGTCGCGGCGCGGGCGGAGATCGCGACCTGCGCGATCTCGGGCGCGGTCGGCACCTTCGCCAATATCGACCCGCAGGTCGAAGCCTATGTCGCGGAGAAGATGGGCCTCACCGTCGAGCCGGTCTCGACGCAGGTGATCCCGCGCGACCGGCACGCGATGTATTTCGCGACGCTCGGCGTCGTCGCTTCCTGCATCGAGCGGCTGGCGATCGAGATCCGCCACCTGCAGCGCACCGAGGTCTACGAGGCGGAGGAGTATTTCTCGCCGGGCCAGAAGGGCTCCTCGGCGATGCCGCACAAGCGCAATCCCGTCCTGACCGAGAACCTGACCGGCCTTGCCCGCCTCGTGCGCGGCATGGTCACGCCGGCGCTGGAGAACGTCGCGCTCTGGCACGAGCGCGATATCTCGCACTCTTCGGTCGAGCGCATGATCGGACCGGACGCGACGGTGACGCTCGACTTCGCGCTGGCGCGGCTGACGGGGGTCGTCGA
It includes:
- a CDS encoding RNA methyltransferase; translated protein: MTGSGTDRTRPAVQAAAPIVILVEPQLAENIGMCARAMANFGLSEMRLVAPRDGWPSGGGLKKGATAAASGATHILENARLFASAAEAIADLNHVLATTARERGQMKRVLTPAEAMPEVAQRIGGGERVGILFGRERIGLTNEEISLADAILTFPVNPAFASLNLAQAVLLNGYEWFKTTGGEPPFRENNPSPPAKREMILSMFDYLEGELDLCGFFPVGKKPIMTANLRDILHRLDMTEQEARTLRGVFKSLVEGPKKARLLARQTGAPEQTEE
- a CDS encoding TonB-dependent hemoglobin/transferrin/lactoferrin family receptor; this translates as MGNLSGRLRGSVALGSLALVLFASTAEAQQRNQQAAPPASSVGEAPVVLDQINVQGEGVPGGALVSGPTTTRVTRQELDREQIQSLTDLSKRVEAGITFNRQTNSLNIRGLDGARVLTTIDGIRQPFIVDTRVNRGAQNAFDFDSLSTLDLLRGGSGASTLGPGALGGALAVRTLDPEDLLRNGRSYGALAKTGYDSTDRAWFGSAAAAAKMGNTSVLLQGGFRDGHETDNRGDNKTIGAARTAPNPADFNQYNLLGKVYQQVGEAHRFGITGEFFKRADRVQTRTNTVSLTGNFRPGSYQTGEDVERNRVSLSYDYKMPGSFFDEAHAIAYWQRLKRNDLVSAWRYTSIVGPYGRNNENEENAYGFNGHVIKSFETGALTHRLLVGTELRMSTLEQFSSGVDNCPARPASGLFTAPYTTCNNLHTNQADQPKVDGKLLGIYAHDEIGMLDNRLRISPGARFDWYEEVPQNTPAYFAGGSRPTSLPRSSSDTGWSPRVRLEYDILKNAPWVKDITFFAQWAKTFRAPTANELYGRFGGPGTYLRVGNPNLRPEEGNGVDVGLRFGDKQLGGSITYFYTKYHNFIEQLQIAPPDALYPQDGITSFRNIPRAEIQGVEINGQYAFAQNWLVRGSFAYTRGVNETDNTYLNSIPPVQGIIAIAYGTDSWGAEVSTKLAGKRDDVAATTGSNQGFRAPGYAIFNASAWWRPMPQIADLELQIGVYNIFDRKYWDAVNVPTGVLAQARDYYTEPGRTVKATLKYQF
- the purB gene encoding adenylosuccinate lyase; translated protein: MIPRYSRPEMVAIWEPQTRFRIWFEIEAHATDKLAELGVVPKEAAATIWAKAKDAVFDVARIDEIERVTKHDVIAFLTHLAEIVGPEARFVHQGMTSSDILDTTLSVQLARATDILIADVEALLAAIRRRAFEHKLTPTIGRSHGIHAEPVTFGLKLAQAYAEFDRCRARLVAARAEIATCAISGAVGTFANIDPQVEAYVAEKMGLTVEPVSTQVIPRDRHAMYFATLGVVASCIERLAIEIRHLQRTEVYEAEEYFSPGQKGSSAMPHKRNPVLTENLTGLARLVRGMVTPALENVALWHERDISHSSVERMIGPDATVTLDFALARLTGVVDKLLIYPQNMRKNLDRLGGLHNSQRVLLALTQAGASREDAYSMVQRNAMRTWEHGEDFLTNLLADKDVAEKLSASELQAMFDEGYHFKHVDTIFRRVFGE
- the rpe gene encoding ribulose-phosphate 3-epimerase — encoded protein: MTRPIRIAPSILSADFAKLGEEVRAVDAAGADWIHCDVMDGHFVPNITFGPDVLKAIRPHTQKFFDVHLMIAPVDPYVEAFAKAGADLISFHVEAGPHPHRTLQAIKAQGKQTGIVLNPGTPASAVEALIEDVDLILLMTVNPGFGGQSFIRSVVEKVSQVKALIGDRPITLEIDGGVTPETAPLVAKAGADTLVAGSAVFKGGPSAYAGNIEAIRKAAEAARGDWV
- a CDS encoding FAD-binding oxidoreductase, whose translation is MKVDTIVLGAGIVGISVALHLQKAGRSTLLVDRRGPGEETSYGNAGLIQREGVYPYGFPHDFGALIRYAMNNTIDASYHWSAIPKLAPFLLSYWLHSRASHHDAIAHKYATLIEHCVSEHDALAQEAGATELLRRKGWMKVFRTEREREERLAEAARWNRDFGLNYRALDMAALKAEEPHLDHASLIGGLHWTDPVTVVDPLGLSKAYVALFEKLGGKLAIGDAATLTQSGAGWSVTLADGTKAEAKDVVVALGPWADVLTHKLGYRLPLAVKRGYHMHYKPQGNAVLNHPVLDTERGYFLAPMLQGIRLTTGAEFADRDAPKTPVQLARAEPIAKALFPLGERVDPEPWLGRRPCTPDMMPIIGPAPRHKNLWFSFGHAHHGLTLAAVTGRMVAEMVSGQKVFVDPTPFAPSRFS
- a CDS encoding glutathione S-transferase family protein, which translates into the protein MITLYSGPLSLFSRKVEIALTEKGLGFQRIMVPFNQTTGYDPKHPEVVALNPKGQVPVLSDCGLVLYDSTVINEYLDEAYPEPKLMPDSPVERARCRLDELYADEILFQAVKPLMHRTSPPSPDRDRRIAQEADALIAEEVLMRHYEVLEQKLAGREFFGGRLSLADIALFMSVLFARRLGGPPLDGFEALAGWFARLKLRPAFAQVVAEIAEADRRLSFPVKLRSA
- a CDS encoding dipeptidase, which encodes MALAKPPVQDNAYAAALALLDRVPLIDGHNDLPYVIRKDAKAKGNVATYGLDKIHEEGDTDIPRMQAGKLAAQFFAAYVPPKQAKPAGFALAQIALMRDILKRHADVFRPGLSAADVEAAKAEGRIALFMTIENGTALDNELDALDAYYDLGVRLMTLCHNDTTDWCDSATDAPRHNGLTDFGKDVLRRMNRLGMVIDLAHVAPKVMHDALDVSAAPLVWSHSNAFSLCDHPRNVPDDVLDRVPGNGGVVMATFVPDFISQASRDWHRPAKDQYGKTPEGTDYAKIEAEILAKAGPRPKATLAQYCDHVEYLAKRIGHDHIGIGSDFFGWVNPDGLEDTTTFPSAIAELIRRGWSEENLAKLAGGNMLRVLRAVEAAAG